One window of the Eucalyptus grandis isolate ANBG69807.140 chromosome 8, ASM1654582v1, whole genome shotgun sequence genome contains the following:
- the LOC104415760 gene encoding homeobox-leucine zipper protein ATHB-6, with translation MKRLGSSDSLGALMSICPPSEELQHSPRNGNPIYHSRDLQSMLELGLDEEGCVEDQSAGGGGHVCGEKKRRLSIDQVKALEKNFEVENKLEPERKVKLAQELGLQPRQVAVWFQNRRARWKTKQLERDYGVLKSSYEALKLSYDALKHDNEALHKEIKELKSKLREEDDNPESNLSVKEEVIIPGHDVSDKIRAADDGDDDTKRSPPPPITAPPRELSFNNGGLKDGSSDSDSSAIVNEENAATSSSSPNPAVQSHGGFLKFMGSSSSSASPPPPPPASFGGCFSFQFQRAYQPQPQPPHHHHHHSPYVKMEEHNFLGGEEDCNFFSDEQAPTLHWYCPDQWN, from the exons AGGAATTGCAGCACAGTCCGAGAAACGGCAACCCCATCTACCACAGCAGGGACCTGCAGTCCATGCTGGAGCTGGGCCTCGACGAGGAAGGCTGCGTGGAGGACCAGTCCGCCGGCGGCGGGGGGCACGTCTGCGGCGAGAAGAAGCGGCGGCTGAGCATCGACCAGGTCAAGGCCCTGGAGAAGAACTTCGAGGTGGAGAACAAGCTCGAGCCGGAGCGGAAGGTGAAGCTGGCCCAGGAGCTGGGGCTGCAGCCGCGCCAGGTGGCCGTGTGGTTCCAGAACCGCCGCGCGCGGTGGAAGACGAAGCAGCTGGAGCGGGACTACGGCGTGCTCAAGTCCAGCTACGAGGCGCTCAAGCTCAGCTACGACGCCCTCAAGCACGACAACGAGGCCCTTCACAAGGAG ATAAAAGAGCTGAAATCGAAACTCCGGGAAGAAGACGACAACCCCGAGAGCAATCTCTCCGTCAAAGAAGAGGTCATCATCCCCGGCCACGACGTGTCGGACAAGATCCGGGCCGCAGACGACGGTGACGACGACACCAAACGCTCTCCTCCCCCTCCGATCACCGCCCCGCCTCGCGAGCTGAGCTTCAACAATGGCGGGCTCAAGGACGGGTCGTCCGACAGCGACTCGAGTGCAATTGTGAACGAAGAGAACGCGGcgaccagcagcagcagcccgAACCCCGCCGTCCAGAGCCACGGCGGCTTCTTGAAATTCATGGGGTCATCGTCCTCTTCGGcctccccaccgccgccgccaccggctTCCTTCGGCGGGTGCTTCAGCTTCCAGTTCCAGCGAGCGTACCAGCCTCAGCCTCAGCctcctcaccaccaccaccaccacagtCCGTACGTGAAGATGGAGGAGCACAATTTCCTCGGCGGCGAGGAGGACTGCAACTTCTTCTCCGACGAGCAGGCTCCGACGCTGCATTGGTACTGCCCCGATCAGTGGAACTGA